In Haloferax mediterranei ATCC 33500, the following proteins share a genomic window:
- a CDS encoding transcription initiation factor IIB family protein has translation MRRRDQACQYVRSAQDAGLFPGRAHEAVAAASVYAVCRCTGLSRTLDEFAPVARVPQSQIISAYKALNTELGLPTQPITPAAFVPRVANALDVTDSIRRRARTLAIDTSEEWAHSGATPKAVAAACVYTVARDADGQLTQARVATVSGISVKTIQTHHQTLRRYRDETASPNAH, from the coding sequence GTGAGGCGGCGTGATCAGGCGTGTCAGTACGTGCGCTCAGCACAGGACGCGGGACTCTTTCCGGGGCGGGCACACGAGGCAGTCGCCGCAGCGAGTGTCTACGCCGTCTGTCGGTGTACGGGGCTTTCACGAACGCTCGATGAGTTCGCGCCCGTAGCGCGAGTCCCCCAATCACAGATAATCTCCGCATACAAGGCGCTGAATACAGAGTTGGGACTCCCCACCCAACCAATTACGCCAGCAGCGTTCGTCCCACGCGTTGCCAACGCGTTGGACGTGACAGATAGCATTCGACGACGGGCTCGAACCCTCGCTATCGACACCAGCGAGGAATGGGCGCACTCAGGAGCGACCCCGAAAGCCGTGGCAGCGGCGTGTGTGTATACAGTTGCTCGCGATGCGGACGGCCAACTCACCCAAGCTCGTGTGGCGACCGTCTCGGGGATATCCGTCAAGACGATTCAAACGCATCACCAGACACTCCGGCGCTATCGTGACGAGACGGCGTCACCGAACGCTCACTGA
- a CDS encoding WD40/YVTN/BNR-like repeat-containing protein: MDSLPFDDSERVIDCGRVSKISRHDEEGTFAATDEGLYRSTDDGRTWNPVELPEENVWEVFVASDGRIYAGTDPARLFCSADNGDTWTELGSLRQQTTTELWRSAFRETAHVRTVTSHPETPDRIFAGIEVGGLYRSEDRGESWSKCEIRDETGVVQDDIHEIVSLGPEGYVVACGRLSIYDRNHAAAEGGLYHTADAGVTWTRLDRTVDPSYFRGLIHHDGMLHACGSTTVPPEWTGTLDAGAAMFASSDAGETLEEAPYPGGPDEMILAYTSSDDHVFAGTGVGDLGRIIRRTGDKTWVTQGYMPDDVLSLSVS, from the coding sequence GTGGATTCTCTCCCCTTCGACGACAGCGAGCGCGTTATCGACTGCGGCCGGGTGAGCAAAATCAGCCGTCACGACGAGGAGGGGACGTTTGCTGCGACCGATGAAGGACTGTACCGCTCTACCGACGACGGGCGGACGTGGAACCCGGTAGAGCTCCCCGAAGAGAACGTTTGGGAGGTGTTTGTCGCTTCCGACGGGCGAATTTACGCTGGGACGGACCCCGCTCGACTGTTCTGTTCGGCCGACAACGGTGACACGTGGACCGAACTCGGCTCGCTACGACAGCAGACGACCACCGAGCTCTGGCGGTCGGCATTTCGCGAAACCGCCCACGTTCGGACGGTCACTAGCCACCCGGAAACGCCTGACCGCATCTTCGCAGGTATCGAAGTTGGTGGTCTCTATCGAAGCGAGGATCGAGGCGAGTCGTGGTCGAAGTGCGAAATCAGGGACGAAACCGGCGTCGTTCAGGACGATATTCACGAGATTGTCTCCCTCGGCCCCGAAGGATACGTCGTCGCGTGCGGGCGGCTCTCTATCTACGACCGGAACCACGCCGCTGCCGAAGGCGGACTGTACCACACTGCCGACGCAGGCGTTACGTGGACCCGTCTCGACCGCACCGTCGACCCGTCCTATTTCCGGGGCCTGATACACCACGACGGCATGCTACACGCTTGCGGTTCGACTACTGTTCCACCGGAGTGGACCGGTACGTTGGACGCCGGTGCAGCGATGTTCGCTTCGAGCGACGCCGGTGAGACGCTGGAGGAAGCACCGTACCCGGGTGGCCCGGACGAAATGATTCTAGCGTACACGTCGAGCGACGACCACGTGTTCGCCGGTACAGGCGTCGGCGACTTGGGGAGAATCATCCGGCGAACGGGAGACAAAACGTGGGTGACGCAAGGTTACATGCCGGACGACGTGTTGTCACTCAGCGTGAGCTGA
- a CDS encoding YybH family protein: MTHNTQSTDEEEIEQLLMASAQAFRELDTTKLAQMYAEDADWTNAFGTTLHGRDAIVEYHEELFEDPHFSRGKILGEPDGSIRFVSDDVAVAKTFVERAGQESAEGDELPTRRNHSLKVLNRQDEKWVIVSEMYMDEDAKPTLDK, encoded by the coding sequence ATGACACACAACACTCAGAGCACAGACGAAGAAGAGATCGAACAACTGTTGATGGCCTCAGCGCAGGCGTTCCGTGAGCTCGATACGACGAAATTAGCTCAGATGTATGCAGAGGACGCCGACTGGACGAACGCTTTCGGTACGACCTTACACGGCCGTGATGCGATCGTTGAGTATCACGAAGAGCTCTTCGAAGATCCTCATTTCTCTCGTGGGAAAATCCTCGGCGAACCTGACGGGTCGATTCGGTTCGTCAGCGACGACGTGGCCGTGGCCAAGACTTTTGTCGAGCGTGCGGGGCAGGAAAGCGCCGAGGGAGACGAACTACCCACCCGACGAAATCACTCGCTCAAGGTTCTGAATCGTCAAGACGAGAAGTGGGTTATCGTCTCCGAGATGTACATGGATGAGGACGCCAAACCAACACTCGACAAGTAG
- a CDS encoding DUF6498-containing protein: protein MANGLQTWRRTLAGVAVANALPLVGILLFDWGLAHLLVVYWAEITVGALRQTLEATFAGQRAVPEDWAVTDSRWGWRSPFRSLREKRGSFQLHAALPPTYPRSFPRVLDLGRTVIGLSLISGAVLWFATAESGGFVEGVLVAGVTTLAREGTTFVDHVGSRDYRELVPQSILTARSVLEVVALMVIVVWGSSLGLSPTESTGFLFMLVYFARVGFDVYTVVGRSERFDPLDPSEADFETADDNEWAPVSVPDGDPTNVLHTNRHAVWAGTVVDGLLGMLNPRRFAAAAVTAFLGYVVAGVTWTVVGASVAVVVVVAHTLVESDLRWGHVEYRVYEDSVVCHDCLLDEPQWRLERKRVTDATDRSGLLGRLLKVSSVSMEQRDDGDSRTLRYLDTADVLRCRILPSRD, encoded by the coding sequence GTGGCGAACGGACTGCAGACGTGGCGGCGTACGTTGGCTGGCGTAGCCGTGGCCAACGCCCTTCCGCTCGTCGGAATTCTCCTGTTTGACTGGGGCCTCGCACACCTCCTAGTCGTCTACTGGGCCGAGATTACCGTTGGAGCGCTCCGGCAGACGCTGGAGGCGACGTTCGCGGGGCAGCGCGCCGTTCCAGAGGACTGGGCGGTCACTGACTCACGGTGGGGATGGCGGTCACCGTTCCGCTCGCTCCGGGAGAAACGTGGGAGTTTCCAGCTCCACGCGGCACTGCCGCCGACCTACCCACGCTCGTTCCCTCGTGTGTTGGATCTCGGTCGAACGGTCATAGGTCTCTCGCTCATCAGCGGTGCCGTGCTCTGGTTCGCGACCGCTGAGAGCGGGGGATTCGTCGAGGGGGTCCTCGTCGCGGGCGTGACGACGCTCGCCCGCGAGGGAACGACATTCGTGGATCACGTCGGCTCGCGCGACTACCGCGAACTTGTCCCACAGTCGATTCTCACGGCGCGATCGGTCCTCGAGGTTGTTGCGCTCATGGTGATCGTCGTCTGGGGAAGCTCGCTCGGCCTGTCGCCGACCGAGAGCACAGGGTTCCTCTTCATGCTCGTCTACTTCGCTCGCGTCGGGTTCGACGTGTACACCGTGGTCGGGCGGAGCGAGCGGTTCGACCCACTTGACCCGAGCGAGGCCGATTTCGAGACCGCAGACGACAATGAATGGGCACCCGTCTCCGTCCCCGATGGAGACCCGACAAACGTGCTCCACACGAACCGCCACGCGGTGTGGGCCGGCACAGTCGTTGACGGTCTCCTCGGGATGCTGAACCCCCGACGCTTCGCCGCGGCGGCCGTCACTGCCTTCCTCGGGTACGTCGTCGCCGGGGTGACGTGGACAGTCGTCGGTGCGAGTGTGGCCGTGGTGGTAGTCGTCGCACACACGCTCGTGGAGAGCGACCTCCGGTGGGGGCACGTAGAGTACCGGGTGTACGAGGATAGCGTCGTCTGCCACGACTGCTTGCTGGACGAGCCGCAGTGGCGTCTCGAACGTAAACGAGTCACGGACGCGACGGACCGGTCCGGACTGCTTGGACGCCTTCTGAAAGTCTCCTCGGTCTCGATGGAGCAGCGCGACGACGGTGATTCCCGGACACTTCGGTACCTCGATACCGCCGACGTACTACGCTGCAGGATCCTCCCGAGTCGCGATTGA
- a CDS encoding DUF6199 family natural product biosynthesis protein, producing MSILFQLAGVVISILGVAYVAKPRQIYHFGLDFLRDPQSEPSEPSDIIIWLYRVIGVCLVIVGVSYIS from the coding sequence GTGAGTATACTCTTTCAGCTCGCTGGGGTTGTAATTTCGATACTCGGAGTTGCATATGTCGCCAAACCAAGGCAGATATACCACTTCGGTCTTGATTTCTTACGCGACCCCCAATCGGAACCGTCTGAGCCCTCTGATATAATCATCTGGCTATACCGAGTCATTGGGGTTTGTCTCGTCATTGTCGGCGTGTCATACATTTCTTAG